The Lewinellaceae bacterium genome includes a region encoding these proteins:
- a CDS encoding MBL fold metallo-hydrolase, with the protein MRIILIHFLLFISISLFAQKDTIPTDKGDIILTPIFHATMVLEWNGKTIFIDPYGGAERFAGFQAPDLVLITHKHGDHLNKETLSGLSLGEAELIAPQSVVENLGEIAFGRITALKNGAETETNGIKIIAVPMYNLPEAADSFHPKGWGNGYVLEIGGKRLYISGDTEDIEEMRNLENIDVAFVCMNLPYTMDIEQATSAVLAFNPKVVYPFHYRGGDGIFSDVEQFKMNINFANPGIRVRLRDWYPEK; encoded by the coding sequence ATGAGAATTATCCTAATCCATTTCCTGCTGTTTATCAGCATCAGCTTATTCGCACAAAAAGATACCATCCCCACTGATAAGGGCGATATCATCTTAACGCCGATCTTCCACGCCACAATGGTGCTGGAATGGAACGGTAAAACCATTTTCATCGACCCTTACGGAGGAGCAGAACGATTTGCCGGTTTCCAGGCTCCCGACCTCGTTTTGATTACCCATAAACACGGTGATCATCTCAATAAAGAGACATTGAGCGGGCTTTCACTCGGGGAAGCTGAACTCATCGCCCCTCAATCTGTCGTCGAGAATCTGGGGGAAATTGCTTTTGGTCGGATCACCGCCCTGAAAAATGGAGCCGAAACAGAAACAAACGGCATCAAAATCATCGCAGTGCCCATGTATAATTTGCCCGAAGCAGCTGATTCATTTCATCCCAAAGGTTGGGGCAATGGTTACGTGTTGGAGATTGGCGGCAAGCGTTTGTACATTTCCGGAGATACAGAAGATATTGAAGAAATGCGCAACCTTGAAAATATTGATGTCGCTTTCGTCTGTATGAACCTGCCTTATACCATGGATATCGAACAGGCGACTTCTGCCGTTTTGGCATTTAATCCCAAAGTGGTCTATCCTTTCCATTACCGGGGGGGTGACGGGATATTCAGCGATGTGGAACAATTCAAAATGAATATTAACTTCGCTAATCCGGGGATTAGGGTGAGATTGCGGGACTGGTATCCCGAGAAATGA
- a CDS encoding GNAT family N-acetyltransferase has translation MHKRIKIDPINKPMQHLNNIKLRLVEKAEINALHDISRTTFLNAFADKNDPDHMAHFLSENLTVESLTLEMENPETQFYFAETDEALLGYMKLNTGKAQTETHLDNAMEIERIYLWSHWQGKQVGQWMLAQVLEKARAAHFDWVWLGVWEKNTEAIRFYNKNGFVEFGRHVFMLGKDEQIDLLLKFKL, from the coding sequence ATGCATAAAAGAATAAAAATTGATCCGATAAACAAACCTATGCAACATCTGAATAATATAAAACTTCGGCTAGTTGAAAAAGCTGAAATCAATGCATTGCATGACATCAGCCGGACGACCTTTTTAAATGCTTTTGCCGACAAAAATGATCCTGACCATATGGCCCATTTTTTGTCCGAAAATTTAACGGTCGAAAGCCTCACTTTGGAGATGGAAAATCCTGAAACGCAATTTTACTTTGCCGAAACGGATGAAGCACTTTTGGGGTATATGAAGCTCAATACCGGCAAGGCACAGACGGAAACGCATCTGGACAATGCTATGGAAATTGAGCGCATTTACCTATGGTCGCACTGGCAGGGCAAGCAGGTGGGCCAATGGATGCTGGCACAAGTGCTGGAAAAGGCCCGGGCGGCACATTTTGACTGGGTATGGCTGGGCGTCTGGGAAAAGAATACTGAAGCCATCCGGTTTTATAATAAAAATGGATTTGTCGAATTTGGCCGGCATGTGTTTATGCTGGGAAAAGATGAACAAATTGACCTCTTGTTGAAGTTTAAATTGTAA
- a CDS encoding carbohydrate-binding protein, with amino-acid sequence MKKLLLLPALLLLFFAADAQTKSYKRGVSYGYHSANDMQQFSEGISWWYNWAAQPDAAIQNTYQNYNVDFAPMAWNGGGINAVADRVEQDTSIKYILGFNEPNFTDQANMTPSFAAVKWPALQAIAENYDLTLVSPAVNYCGNCVSVGGTTYYSPFDWLNDFFDACSGCKVDHIALHWYGGGNSITGYIEDARQYNKPIWVTEFAAWDNSVNNPQDQKNYLAGTVNFLERDPQVYRYAWFIGRTSSGPNAYPYIDLYGADGMLTELGQLYFDIPVYDPEMQFQVPGRIEVEEYYLMSGLFGELTQDSDGFMNLGWTNNNDWAEYKIEVQETGTYYLNARVAGTNPGKFDLLVDGQLLTSINTPNTGGWQSWTTVSTMATLQAGEHVLRMVVRDDGFNINWISITENALGINELEEIETNIFPNPVRDGIVNVNLKTGHSGGQYWCTLMDVLGKEVFSQSVKLNRSSFQLNIQENGRLEAGIYFLNITGQNGKGYAKLILQD; translated from the coding sequence ATGAAAAAGTTATTACTGTTGCCCGCCTTACTCCTGTTGTTTTTCGCCGCAGATGCTCAGACCAAAAGCTACAAACGCGGTGTTTCCTACGGCTACCATTCTGCCAATGATATGCAGCAATTTTCGGAAGGCATTTCCTGGTGGTACAACTGGGCGGCACAACCCGACGCAGCGATTCAGAATACCTATCAAAATTACAATGTGGATTTTGCTCCTATGGCCTGGAATGGCGGGGGCATCAATGCAGTGGCCGACCGGGTGGAGCAGGATACTAGCATAAAATATATACTGGGTTTTAATGAGCCCAATTTTACCGATCAGGCCAATATGACGCCCTCCTTCGCAGCCGTCAAATGGCCCGCGCTGCAGGCCATTGCCGAAAATTACGACCTGACACTCGTCAGTCCGGCAGTCAATTACTGCGGTAATTGCGTTTCCGTGGGGGGGACCACCTATTACAGTCCTTTTGACTGGCTTAATGATTTTTTCGATGCCTGTTCGGGCTGCAAGGTGGATCATATCGCTTTGCATTGGTACGGGGGCGGAAACTCTATCACCGGTTATATTGAAGATGCCCGTCAATACAATAAACCCATTTGGGTGACCGAATTTGCCGCATGGGACAATTCAGTCAACAATCCACAGGATCAAAAGAATTACCTGGCAGGCACCGTGAATTTCCTGGAACGGGATCCACAGGTTTACCGTTATGCCTGGTTTATCGGGCGAACCTCTTCCGGGCCAAATGCTTATCCGTATATCGACCTTTACGGCGCCGACGGCATGCTCACGGAGCTGGGACAATTGTACTTTGACATTCCCGTTTATGACCCGGAGATGCAATTCCAGGTGCCGGGCAGGATCGAGGTGGAGGAATACTACCTGATGTCGGGGTTGTTCGGTGAACTCACCCAGGACAGCGATGGTTTTATGAACCTCGGATGGACCAATAACAATGACTGGGCAGAATACAAAATTGAGGTGCAGGAAACGGGAACCTATTATTTGAATGCCAGGGTGGCGGGAACCAATCCCGGGAAATTTGACCTGCTCGTTGACGGACAACTGCTGACCTCAATAAATACCCCCAACACCGGCGGCTGGCAAAGCTGGACCACCGTTTCCACCATGGCAACCCTTCAAGCCGGGGAGCATGTTTTAAGAATGGTAGTCAGGGACGATGGCTTCAATATCAACTGGATCTCCATCACCGAAAATGCACTGGGCATCAATGAATTGGAAGAGATTGAAACGAATATTTTTCCCAACCCGGTAAGGGATGGGATAGTCAATGTGAATTTAAAGACAGGACATTCCGGAGGGCAATATTGGTGTACCTTAATGGATGTATTGGGAAAAGAGGTGTTTTCTCAATCTGTAAAATTAAACCGGTCGAGCTTCCAGTTAAATATTCAGGAAAACGGAAGGCTGGAAGCCGGGATTTATTTCCTCAATATTACCGGGCAAAACGGTAAAGGATATGCCAAACTGATCTTGCAGGATTAG
- a CDS encoding alanine racemase gives MITKPTLLLDEKKCRLNIVTMAEKARKNGVVLRPHFKTHQSLEIGRWFKEAGVERITVSSFEMASYFAPEWQDITVAFPVNILEIHTINKLARKIHLNLLVESVETARFLKENLRFEVGFFIKIDVGTRRTGLKPDETDTIDEILQLTENSDNLRFKGFLAHAGHTYQCRTNQDILSVHETTLAIMAALKKQYQEKYPGLIISVGDTPGCSVAEDFTGADELRPGNFVFYDLVQHQIGSCAVDQIAVAMACPIVAIHQNRNEIVVYGGGVHFSKDNMQDEQLGTIYGRIATMEDNGWGEVIPGMYLRSISQEHGIVVVPPLEMTKYKIGDYLIVLPVHSCMTADLMRQYLTTDGEWIVL, from the coding sequence ATGATCACTAAACCAACGCTTCTTCTCGATGAAAAAAAGTGCCGACTGAACATCGTTACCATGGCGGAAAAAGCAAGGAAAAACGGGGTGGTTCTCCGGCCTCATTTCAAAACGCATCAATCCCTGGAAATTGGCAGGTGGTTTAAAGAAGCCGGGGTGGAAAGGATAACGGTCTCCTCCTTTGAAATGGCCTCGTATTTTGCTCCCGAATGGCAGGACATAACAGTGGCTTTTCCGGTGAATATATTGGAGATTCATACCATCAATAAGTTGGCGCGAAAAATTCACCTCAATCTCCTGGTCGAATCGGTGGAAACGGCCCGGTTTTTAAAAGAAAACCTGAGGTTTGAAGTAGGATTTTTTATTAAAATTGATGTGGGAACCCGACGGACGGGGCTAAAACCGGACGAAACAGATACCATTGATGAGATCCTTCAGTTGACAGAAAATAGTGACAACCTCCGGTTTAAAGGCTTCCTTGCCCACGCAGGGCACACTTACCAATGTCGAACCAACCAGGATATTCTTAGCGTTCATGAGACTACACTTGCCATAATGGCAGCGCTAAAAAAGCAATACCAGGAAAAATATCCCGGCCTGATCATCTCCGTGGGAGATACGCCGGGGTGCAGTGTCGCAGAGGATTTTACAGGTGCAGATGAATTGCGACCGGGTAATTTTGTTTTTTACGATCTGGTTCAGCATCAGATCGGATCTTGTGCTGTCGATCAGATCGCTGTGGCTATGGCCTGTCCGATAGTGGCAATTCATCAAAACAGGAATGAGATCGTGGTTTACGGAGGCGGGGTCCATTTTTCAAAAGACAACATGCAGGATGAGCAGTTGGGCACTATTTACGGCAGAATAGCTACCATGGAAGATAATGGTTGGGGAGAGGTAATTCCGGGAATGTACCTGCGAAGTATATCCCAGGAGCATGGCATCGTGGTGGTGCCGCCGTTGGAAATGACGAAATACAAAATAGGCGATTACCTCATTGTACTACCCGTCCATTCCTGTATGACGGCCGATTTAATGCGGCAATACCTTACCACGGATGGGGAGTGGATCGTATTGTAA
- a CDS encoding class I SAM-dependent methyltransferase yields MRLRWKIAQAMELRWWKNYLKRKPVGDYLALKKLYWDRVLNQLSVEVRKHAIILDAGCGPAGIFMVLDNQQVVAVDPLINEYESTLPHFDRAIYPNVHFFNNPLEAFEPEQKYDYIFCLNAINHVANIHKSLDNLFSWLAPGGKLILSTDAHKHSWLKPVFKALPGDILHPHQYDLQEYRDMLLQRGAKIEKEVCLKKGNIFDYWIWVMEKTNHP; encoded by the coding sequence ATGAGATTACGTTGGAAAATAGCCCAGGCCATGGAATTGCGTTGGTGGAAAAATTATTTAAAACGCAAACCTGTTGGAGATTACCTGGCTCTAAAAAAGCTGTATTGGGATAGGGTTTTAAACCAATTGTCCGTTGAGGTAAGAAAGCATGCCATCATTTTGGATGCAGGCTGCGGTCCGGCAGGAATATTTATGGTATTGGATAATCAACAGGTAGTTGCGGTAGATCCGTTAATCAACGAATATGAGTCTACCCTTCCTCATTTCGATCGGGCGATCTATCCCAATGTCCACTTTTTTAACAATCCACTGGAAGCCTTTGAACCCGAACAAAAATACGACTACATTTTTTGTCTCAACGCCATCAACCATGTGGCAAATATCCATAAAAGCCTGGACAACCTTTTTTCCTGGCTGGCTCCCGGGGGCAAGCTTATCCTCTCCACCGATGCCCATAAACACTCATGGCTTAAACCAGTTTTCAAAGCCCTTCCGGGCGACATTCTCCATCCGCATCAATACGATCTTCAGGAGTACCGGGATATGCTTTTGCAAAGAGGCGCCAAAATCGAAAAGGAAGTCTGTTTGAAAAAAGGGAATATTTTTGATTACTGGATATGGGTGATGGAGAAAACAAATCATCCCTGA
- a CDS encoding M1 family metallopeptidase, with protein sequence MKKIFTSICLLSLSVLVFAQQDLIIPRNLLPNYEKGIRSTSGAPGENYWQNHADYNIDVELVPESRTVKGSETILYFNESPDTLKEIVLALYQNVLNKDAKRVFDIPKNILNDNTVNIEYLTIGGETVDMATQASYTSTNLIVRLNKPVLPGEKVVIEARWDFQMIKGLQLRMGDYDNGVIFVGYFYPKVAVYDDVDGWDKMDYNLLHEFYSDFNTYDVKITAPAEYIVSATGRLQNSKDILAPRFEKRYQNALTSATVIHIVDSLDLESGKITREGEKHTWHYNAPLAPDFSFSACKNALWDGSTVKLKSKDVFVDAVYLKSSPDFFKVAGVAAEAIRSLSENFPGVDYPYTDMTIINAGAAMEFPMMVNDPSVSEEQSLHSLTVHEVAHTYFPFYIGTNERKYAWMDEAWANVCPIFYFEDRNMDNDYIPYKLERYYNIAGTQQELPIMTLTNYLEYYPAYRHASYSKPSYAVLCLRDLLGKEVFAERLKNYFKNWGFKHPVPYDFFYTFNPDNDPTVNWFYHKFYFETSYADLSLVKENGKLKVVNKGGLPLAFEIEIIGKGGAKTTKAMPARVWMDTNEIPLEVKGDVQKVILKNQWNLDVNMADNSITNE encoded by the coding sequence ATGAAAAAGATCTTCACCTCCATCTGCCTGTTAAGTTTATCCGTGTTGGTTTTTGCCCAGCAGGACCTGATCATTCCCCGAAATTTATTGCCCAATTATGAAAAAGGCATCCGCAGTACCAGCGGTGCTCCCGGGGAAAATTATTGGCAAAACCATGCCGATTACAACATCGATGTTGAGTTGGTGCCGGAAAGTCGCACCGTAAAAGGAAGTGAAACCATCCTGTATTTTAATGAAAGTCCGGACACACTCAAAGAGATCGTACTCGCTTTGTATCAAAATGTATTGAACAAGGATGCCAAACGCGTTTTCGATATTCCCAAAAATATCCTCAACGACAATACGGTAAACATCGAATACCTGACCATTGGCGGTGAAACGGTGGATATGGCCACTCAGGCCAGTTACACCAGTACCAACCTGATCGTCAGACTAAACAAGCCGGTGCTGCCGGGCGAAAAAGTAGTCATCGAGGCCCGTTGGGATTTCCAGATGATCAAAGGGCTGCAATTGAGAATGGGGGATTACGACAACGGAGTCATTTTTGTGGGGTATTTTTATCCGAAAGTGGCCGTTTACGATGATGTGGATGGCTGGGATAAGATGGATTACAACCTGCTGCACGAATTTTACTCTGATTTCAATACTTACGATGTGAAGATCACGGCTCCGGCAGAGTATATCGTCAGTGCTACGGGCCGTTTGCAAAATTCAAAAGACATCCTGGCCCCCAGGTTTGAAAAGCGTTACCAAAATGCACTTACTTCCGCAACGGTAATCCATATTGTCGATTCCCTGGATCTGGAATCAGGAAAAATAACCCGGGAAGGGGAGAAACATACCTGGCACTATAATGCGCCCCTCGCGCCCGATTTCTCTTTCAGTGCCTGCAAAAATGCCTTGTGGGACGGTTCAACCGTCAAGCTGAAAAGCAAAGACGTTTTTGTCGATGCCGTGTACCTGAAATCCTCTCCTGATTTTTTTAAGGTCGCCGGGGTAGCTGCTGAGGCCATTCGGTCCCTGTCGGAAAACTTTCCCGGGGTGGATTATCCATATACCGACATGACGATCATCAATGCAGGGGCCGCTATGGAATTCCCGATGATGGTCAATGACCCGAGTGTATCGGAAGAACAATCCTTACATTCCCTGACCGTGCATGAAGTGGCACATACCTATTTCCCATTTTATATCGGCACGAATGAGCGCAAATATGCATGGATGGATGAGGCCTGGGCCAACGTCTGTCCCATATTCTATTTCGAGGATCGGAATATGGACAATGATTACATTCCTTACAAACTGGAGCGTTACTACAACATCGCCGGTACCCAGCAGGAACTGCCCATCATGACGCTGACCAATTACCTGGAATACTACCCGGCTTACCGACATGCCAGCTACAGCAAACCGTCCTATGCCGTTCTGTGCCTGAGGGATTTATTGGGCAAAGAAGTATTCGCCGAAAGGCTTAAGAATTATTTTAAAAACTGGGGGTTCAAACACCCTGTTCCTTACGATTTTTTCTACACGTTCAACCCGGACAACGACCCCACCGTCAACTGGTTTTACCATAAATTTTATTTTGAAACGAGTTATGCGGACTTAAGCCTGGTTAAGGAAAATGGAAAGTTAAAAGTGGTCAATAAAGGAGGTTTGCCGCTGGCGTTTGAAATCGAAATAATCGGTAAAGGAGGGGCCAAAACCACCAAGGCAATGCCTGCACGGGTTTGGATGGACACCAATGAAATTCCACTTGAAGTGAAAGGCGACGTCCAAAAGGTGATCCTCAAAAATCAATGGAACCTGGATGTGAATATGGCGGATAACTCAATTACGAATGAATAG
- a CDS encoding M48 family metalloprotease: MNTQLKKWLLIYCLCVILPAISPAQSDFGLDYTPLKSQAPIPKSILTSTTYKSNIDIENSIDKNGEKVIRQKKTEFIIESNYMIDRLLKSHLLLFNTPLNQLVEEITALILKDDPEAIQDIDLYIIKSSEVNAFATDRGDIFITMGLLARLDTEAELAFVIAHEIIHYKEKHNMDAFSEYESIEQNSRQNYSESMNTLLKKSKYSQKLETIADKEGLSLFANAGYAFDDVIHVFDILDLAHAPVFNIPIDKSMFEFNDIRIDSSDWLKKTTEVKPLQDYDYETIYDEEAEVTNTVNPKKEDEENYSTHPDIQSRKDALEENRTNYSPNDRKQYLVKTPEAFAQLATMAQFELAQILLQEREYSAALYHCYALLKKFPDNAYLQKSFTYGLYGLGEYALIDELDQVVHKNKSIQGEWKRINFLFFRLTRKEIGTLAAAHCWKTHLQYPEDEKIERMARDIIEDIVIYEIENPLDFFDTAPVDTALLNNTAVFARFAFSEFMNDSTFVNHLKKGMYYRDRKASREKYEQSRQYRTDQKKESVTGKSIGAKKVVMVNPTHIEGNVSVRGNARIDYIRSEAAQKELKTYIDDAARDLDLNTEIMDINHLKNAGEIDQLNDIRTIEHWADEYFTHPTYMVATNHNEAMALCDKLNTDYFAYSGFITFYKKKNIAGVGLSLVLGSYLYIIPATSPFMIYHTFKKGNETFYYLNALNVRDYSLELHDVNWIKIKGHPEVLKSHLYWSMNQLKRSKKPSNEKKN; this comes from the coding sequence ATGAATACTCAATTAAAAAAATGGCTCCTGATCTACTGTCTGTGCGTAATCCTTCCCGCAATTTCGCCGGCACAATCAGATTTCGGACTTGATTATACCCCCTTGAAAAGCCAGGCGCCCATTCCGAAAAGTATCCTGACCAGCACCACCTATAAAAGTAATATCGATATTGAAAACAGCATCGATAAAAACGGAGAAAAGGTCATCAGGCAAAAGAAAACGGAGTTCATTATCGAATCAAACTACATGATTGACAGGCTGCTCAAAAGCCACCTTCTTTTATTCAATACGCCCCTCAACCAGCTTGTTGAAGAGATTACCGCCCTGATTTTAAAGGATGATCCTGAAGCCATTCAGGACATTGATCTGTATATCATCAAATCTTCGGAAGTCAACGCTTTTGCTACCGACCGGGGGGATATTTTCATCACCATGGGGTTGCTGGCCCGCCTTGACACCGAAGCAGAACTGGCTTTTGTGATTGCCCACGAGATCATTCATTATAAAGAAAAACACAATATGGATGCTTTTTCCGAATATGAATCGATCGAGCAAAACAGCAGGCAAAACTACAGTGAATCGATGAACACCTTACTCAAAAAAAGTAAGTACTCCCAAAAACTGGAGACCATTGCCGACAAAGAAGGACTCAGTCTTTTTGCCAATGCGGGCTATGCTTTTGATGATGTAATCCACGTCTTTGATATCCTCGACCTGGCCCACGCCCCGGTATTCAACATTCCTATCGATAAAAGTATGTTCGAGTTCAACGACATCCGTATCGATTCCAGCGACTGGCTCAAAAAGACCACCGAAGTAAAACCCCTCCAGGATTACGATTATGAAACCATTTATGATGAAGAGGCTGAAGTAACCAATACGGTTAATCCCAAAAAAGAAGATGAAGAGAATTACAGCACCCATCCCGACATCCAAAGCCGGAAGGATGCTCTTGAAGAAAACCGTACCAATTACAGTCCTAATGACCGGAAACAATACCTGGTAAAAACTCCCGAAGCTTTTGCCCAACTGGCTACCATGGCGCAATTTGAACTGGCTCAGATATTGCTCCAGGAACGCGAATATTCGGCAGCACTGTATCACTGTTATGCCCTTTTAAAAAAATTCCCGGACAACGCTTATTTACAGAAAAGCTTTACTTACGGCCTTTACGGGTTGGGAGAATATGCGTTGATCGATGAACTGGACCAGGTGGTTCATAAAAATAAAAGCATTCAGGGCGAATGGAAAAGGATCAATTTTCTCTTTTTTCGATTGACCCGCAAAGAAATCGGCACACTGGCCGCAGCCCATTGCTGGAAAACGCACCTCCAATATCCGGAGGATGAAAAGATTGAACGGATGGCCCGGGATATCATTGAAGATATCGTTATTTATGAAATAGAAAATCCGCTCGATTTTTTCGACACTGCCCCGGTTGACACCGCCCTACTCAACAATACTGCAGTTTTTGCACGCTTTGCTTTTTCAGAATTTATGAACGACTCCACTTTTGTCAACCACCTCAAAAAAGGGATGTATTACAGAGACCGAAAAGCCTCAAGAGAAAAATATGAACAAAGCAGGCAATACCGAACCGATCAAAAAAAAGAAAGCGTGACGGGCAAATCTATCGGCGCTAAAAAAGTGGTCATGGTCAACCCTACCCATATAGAAGGCAATGTTTCGGTGAGAGGAAACGCAAGGATCGATTATATTCGTTCCGAAGCGGCTCAAAAAGAACTAAAAACCTACATTGATGATGCCGCCAGAGATTTAGATCTCAATACGGAAATCATGGATATCAACCATTTGAAAAATGCCGGGGAGATCGATCAGCTCAATGATATTCGAACCATCGAACATTGGGCGGATGAATATTTCACCCACCCTACTTACATGGTGGCCACCAACCATAACGAGGCGATGGCTCTTTGTGATAAATTAAATACGGATTACTTCGCCTATTCGGGATTTATTACTTTTTACAAAAAGAAAAATATCGCTGGCGTAGGCCTTTCTCTGGTATTGGGATCATACCTGTATATCATTCCTGCTACTTCCCCCTTCATGATATACCATACTTTTAAAAAGGGAAACGAAACTTTTTATTATTTAAATGCCCTGAATGTCAGGGATTACAGCCTGGAACTTCACGATGTCAACTGGATAAAAATAAAAGGGCATCCGGAGGTGCTGAAGAGTCATTTATACTGGTCGATGAACCAATTGAAAAGATCAAAAAAACCTTCCAATGAAAAAAAGAATTAA
- a CDS encoding T9SS type A sorting domain-containing protein, with amino-acid sequence MNLPCSAVYPNPTNSDLVFLETGDDTDLSDYSLFLVDTNGKYIPIQYSIASKRLAVDMTGVVNGVYVIMIKDEAGKVVFSQKLIRM; translated from the coding sequence ATAAATTTACCTTGTTCGGCTGTTTATCCTAATCCGACAAACAGTGACCTCGTATTCCTTGAAACTGGCGATGATACAGATCTGTCTGATTACAGCTTATTTTTGGTGGATACCAATGGTAAATATATTCCAATACAATATAGTATTGCCAGTAAAAGGCTTGCCGTTGATATGACGGGTGTTGTGAATGGTGTGTATGTTATTATGATCAAAGATGAAGCCGGTAAGGTGGTATTCAGCCAAAAGTTGATTAGAATGTAG
- a CDS encoding fibrobacter succinogenes major paralogous domain-containing protein gives MNQIKFLIPIFLLVIFACSKDDNPPESPTETVKDADGNVYNTIKIGNQIWMLENLKTTKFNDGTPIAEFTFGNDWHNGNTPIPYYQWSNTDDLNNVYDEELPFDYYGAQYNHFAIESGKLAPEGWRIPTEQDFRVLENFISNDGNAGNEATVLKSVKGWLPSSGNGTDSYGFNGLPNGYIHAFGGPTFSEGICSWATSDVDASNGTRLVVNLYDEPAMLFENNPIQIGAGIRCIKE, from the coding sequence ATGAATCAAATTAAATTTTTAATCCCTATTTTCTTACTGGTAATTTTTGCTTGTTCAAAGGATGACAATCCACCTGAATCACCGACCGAAACGGTAAAGGATGCCGATGGAAACGTTTATAACACCATAAAAATTGGAAATCAAATATGGATGCTGGAGAACCTGAAAACTACGAAATTTAATGACGGCACACCCATTGCGGAATTTACATTTGGCAACGATTGGCATAATGGCAACACTCCAATTCCTTATTACCAATGGTCGAATACAGATGATTTGAATAATGTTTATGATGAAGAGCTGCCTTTCGATTATTACGGAGCTCAGTACAATCACTTTGCGATTGAAAGTGGGAAATTAGCGCCTGAAGGCTGGCGCATACCAACCGAACAAGATTTTAGGGTATTGGAAAATTTCATATCCAACGATGGCAATGCCGGAAATGAAGCTACGGTATTAAAATCTGTAAAAGGATGGCTGCCATCAAGTGGAAATGGTACAGATTCCTATGGTTTTAATGGACTACCCAATGGTTATATCCATGCTTTTGGAGGGCCAACTTTTTCGGAAGGAATCTGTTCTTGGGCAACCTCGGATGTTGATGCTTCAAATGGCACCAGGCTGGTGGTGAATCTCTATGATGAGCCTGCAATGTTATTTGAAAATAATCCAATTCAAATTGGAGCAGGTATTAGATGCATAAAAGAATAA
- a CDS encoding STAS/SEC14 domain-containing protein, which produces MQIKIPKDKEIFEGKIATYWFDDGILVSLSKSTRRTVELISDNVSFVKKLTNDHPVPLLIYLVNSPVPDKATRQFSTEKLPEIYSAMAMVSKPGLSRFIMNILFSLKPPPIPMKSFTDDQAAKEWLKQFL; this is translated from the coding sequence ATGCAAATAAAAATTCCGAAAGACAAAGAAATTTTCGAAGGAAAAATAGCCACATACTGGTTTGATGACGGTATCCTCGTTTCCTTGTCCAAAAGCACCAGAAGAACGGTTGAACTCATATCGGACAATGTGAGTTTTGTCAAGAAATTGACGAATGACCATCCCGTTCCTTTGCTGATTTACCTCGTCAACTCCCCGGTACCGGATAAGGCGACCCGACAATTTTCCACGGAAAAGTTGCCCGAAATCTATTCTGCCATGGCCATGGTATCGAAACCCGGGCTTTCCAGATTCATTATGAATATTTTATTCAGCCTCAAGCCACCCCCGATCCCGATGAAAAGTTTTACCGATGACCAGGCTGCCAAAGAATGGTTGAAACAATTTTTGTAA
- a CDS encoding DinB family protein, protein MENNIFSQEMTAELISRIEKLTPQTQANWGKMSVDQMLAHCNVSYEMVYDNIHPKPNAVMKFILKTMVKNKVVSTVPYKQNSPTAPQFIMKGSKDFDKEKKRLINYINRTQQLGADHFEGKESHSFGKLTAEEWNNMFYKHLNHHLSQFGV, encoded by the coding sequence ATGGAAAATAATATTTTCAGCCAGGAAATGACCGCCGAATTAATCAGCAGGATAGAAAAACTTACCCCCCAAACCCAGGCTAATTGGGGTAAAATGAGCGTGGACCAGATGCTGGCTCATTGTAATGTATCCTATGAAATGGTTTATGATAACATCCATCCAAAGCCGAATGCGGTTATGAAATTTATTCTTAAAACAATGGTAAAAAACAAGGTAGTTTCTACTGTACCTTATAAGCAAAACAGTCCGACAGCCCCCCAATTTATCATGAAGGGATCCAAAGATTTCGATAAAGAAAAAAAACGGCTGATCAACTACATTAACAGGACACAGCAATTGGGCGCAGATCATTTTGAAGGTAAGGAGTCACACTCTTTTGGAAAACTGACCGCAGAAGAGTGGAATAATATGTTTTATAAACATCTCAACCACCATTTGAGTCAGTTTGGCGTGTAA